The sequence below is a genomic window from Lujinxingia litoralis.
GATCATCGACGACCACCCAAAGCTTAATCCGAAGTCACGCGTGATCTGCACCTCCACATCCAGGTTGAGATCGAGCCCCGGCCGCACAAACACCGTCGGTGAGCCGAGCGTATCGGAGTGCATGTAGAAGGCCGTGGCGATCACAGATCCACCCAGGCTCACCCGAAAGGGGCTGGGGCTCAGCGCCAGACCGGCCCCCAGCAAAGACCAGGTCGCCCCGTACATCCCGGTGTTTTGGAGCTTCGGCGAGAAGTACACCGCCGTAGGCAAAAGAGCTGCGGCCCCGGGGCGGTAGCGCACCTCCCCGGCGGCCAGCTAGCCGGCTGCGGTACTGCCGCGGCACCAGCTTCGGATGCTCCCGCACCAGGTCAGCGGTGATCACCGCCGCCAGGTCGATGCGCAGCCCCAGATGCAGGGGCTGGTCCTCGAACACCGCCCCGCTGTAGCCGCTGGCCACCGAGGGCGCGCCCACCATCACCCCGGCCGGCCCCACCCCGATCTGCACCGGGATCTCCGCCCGCTTCGGCGCCGTCCACCCTCGACGCCCCGAGCGCGCCTGCTGGGCTGCGGCCGGCGCGCTCATCGCCAGCAGGAGCACACCAACCACCACCGACACCATCTGAACTGCAAGCGCTCGTCTCATCGCGTACCTCGTGTTTTCGGTCGCCAGGCACTGGCGAGGGGGAATGATTCATGTGGATCGCGGACGTTGGAGCCTACGGGGGACGCCTCGCGGCGGTAAAGGCGCTTTCCCACCTCGCCACCCGCGAGCCCCCCGACGGCAACGGGGCAACCGGGCGCGCTTTCCCTGCGCCCCCCTCCTGCGCTATGTCAGGCGCCCCAGATCGCAGGGCCTCATGCCACGACCTTTCCACCGTCCTTAAGTCGCTCTATGCCTTCGAACACCTCCCGCGTTGCCTTCCTCTCGATGCTCCTGACCGGCGTGTGTGCGCTGAGCGCGGAGGCGCTCTCACTCACCCTGAGCGAGCCGACGGTCGCCCTGTGGATGCTCCCGATTCATGTGGGGGTGGGCGGGCCTCTGGTGCTCCTGGCGGCGGCGTTGGGCACGGCGGCCGCCACAAGCTGGGCGCGCCTGTGGGAGGGCCGCCTTCCCGCGCCGCTCAACCTGGTGGCCTGGCTCCTGAGTGCGCCCCTGCTCCTGGGCGCCTGGGTCCTGGCGAGCACGCTGGTCACGCTGGGCCTGGAAGGCCGGATTGCCACGCCCTGGATGAGCGCGCTCCTAAGCGCGCTCCTCTCGGCGCTGGCCGCGCTCTTCATCGTGGCGATGGGGGCGCCGCTGGTGCTGATGGTGCGCCGCCTGCTCCGCATGGTGACGGGGTACGCGTGGGGCCGCTTCCTCCTGCGCATCGACCTCTGGGTGCCGGCCGCCCTGGCCGGCGGGGCGCTTTTGGCCATGCTGATGCCCCTGGTGGCCCCGGGCGCCCTCAAGGTGCTCCCCTGGAGCTACGTCGCCACCGGGTGCGCGGGCGCCGCCGCGCTGCCCCTCTCCTGGGTCCTCCTGCGCGCGCGCCCGGGGCTGCACACCCCGCTGCTGCGCGCATTGCCCGCCGCGCTCGTGGCGCTGAGTCTCTTTTCCCTCCTGATGCCCCGCGCGCTGGAGCGCGCGCGCAGCTCCTTTGGCGACCAGCCCGCGCTGGCCAGCCACCTCTACACCGCGCTCTCCGGACCGCTGGACTTCGACGACGACGGCGCCCTCTCGCTCTACGCCGGCGGTGACTGCGCCCCCTTCGACCCCTCGCGTGGCCCCCACCAGCTGGAGACGCCTAACGACGGCATCGACCAGAACTGCTCCGGCGCCGACCTCACCTACGACGTCGCCGACTTCGGACCCGGCCCCTCCCGCGTGGCGCCTCCTGAAGGCATCGCCCGCCGCCCCCACATCATCCTGGTGACCACCGACGCCCTCTCCTTTTCGCACACCAGCGTCGGCGGCTATGAGCGCGACACCACCCCACACCTGGCCGCATGGGCCGAGCGCGCCACCGTGTTTGAGACGGCCTTCTCCACCAGCACCTCCACGCGCCTCTCCATGCCCGGGATCATCGCCAGTAAGATGAACAGCCAGATGCGCATGCGCGACCGCCGCGTCCACCCCTACCCCTACCCCGCCGACGAGGTCACGCTGGGCACCCTACTGCGCGACGCGGGCTACCGCACCGTGCACATCCCCGGCGATCGCTACTTTGTGCGCTGGCGCACCCATGCGCTGGGCTTTGAGGAGTTTGATACCCGGACCTACAAAACCACCGACGAGCAGGGCCATAACTCCCCGGCGCTCACCGACCGCGCCATCGAAATCATCGAGGAGCACGACGACGAGCGCCCCCTGGCGCTCTGGGTGCATTACTTCGACCACCACGGCCCCTACACGATCCCCGAAGGCGCCAAAACCTTTGGTAAGGGCAAAAGCAACATGGAACGCTTTGAGAGCGAGCTCTGGTTTGCCGATCAGAGCTGGAAGCGCCTCATCGAGACGGTCGAAGCCCGCTGGGAGCCCGAGGATTACGTGATGGTCTTTACCTCCGACCATGGCGAGGCCTTCGACGCCAACCACCAGCGCCACCATCACGGCTACAACGTTTTGACCCGACCGCTGCACGTCCCCCTGATCATCCAGGCCCCCTTTGGTCGCGGCCAGCGCGTCGACGGGCTCGCCGCCCACATCGACCTGCTCCCCACCCTGGCCAACCTCCTCGACCTGCCGCCCCACGAAGACTGGCTCGGGGAGACCCTGGTCCCCTCCCTGGTCGAAGGCACACCCCCGCAAAAAGACGTGCTGCACTCGCTCTTCTACATCCCCGAGGCGGCCAAACGCGGCGAGGAGACCTTTCAGATGATCGGCACCCGCACCGATGATTTTTATTATTTTGATGACCGCAAAAACGGCGTCCGACGCCTGGTCCGCTGGCGAGACGACCCCCTTGACGCGCACGACGTCGCGCCAGCGGAGCCCGAGACCGCCGAGATCCTGCGCTACATCACCGGCCAGCGCCTGCAGTGGCTGCGCGAGCGCGAGCAGGCGCTCACACCTTTTGCAAAGGACGCCGAAAAGGCGAACGAGTAGCCGGGCTCGGGCTCGGGCTCGTACTCGTATTCGTACTCGTACTCGTACTCGGGCTCGTACTCGGGCTCGGGCTCGGGCTCGGGCTCGGGCTCGGGCTCGGGCTCGGGCTCGGGCTCGGGCTCGGACTCGGGCTCGGGCTCGGACTCGAGCTCGTACTCGGGCTCGTACTCGAGCTCGTACTCGGGCTCGGGCTCGAGTTTGAATGAACTCCCCCAAATGCCCCCCCAACCCGAGCGCATCCAGGGCGGCGCCTGACAAGGAGCAAGGAGGAGCGTGTAGCAGCCGCTACCGCGACGACGAAGCGACGCCGTCAGCGTCGTCCTGGGGCGCTCGGCACACCCGAGCGTATCCAGGGCGAAGTCCCCAGCAAGGAGGCAGGGATGAAGCTGTGGCAGCGCCACCGCGAATCCCTGACGACGCCGCTGGCTTCGTCCTGGGGCGCCTGACAAGGAGCAAGGAGGAGCGTGTAGCAGCCGCTACCGCGACGACGAAGCGACGCCGTCAGCGTCGTCCTGGGGCGCTCGGCACACCACACCCACCGCATCCACGAGAGCCCCCGTGCGCGCCACCATCCCCACCGCGCGCTGGCCAGCCGGGCATCGCGCCTCCACCGGCTCG
It includes:
- a CDS encoding sulfatase-like hydrolase/transferase → MPSNTSRVAFLSMLLTGVCALSAEALSLTLSEPTVALWMLPIHVGVGGPLVLLAAALGTAAATSWARLWEGRLPAPLNLVAWLLSAPLLLGAWVLASTLVTLGLEGRIATPWMSALLSALLSALAALFIVAMGAPLVLMVRRLLRMVTGYAWGRFLLRIDLWVPAALAGGALLAMLMPLVAPGALKVLPWSYVATGCAGAAALPLSWVLLRARPGLHTPLLRALPAALVALSLFSLLMPRALERARSSFGDQPALASHLYTALSGPLDFDDDGALSLYAGGDCAPFDPSRGPHQLETPNDGIDQNCSGADLTYDVADFGPGPSRVAPPEGIARRPHIILVTTDALSFSHTSVGGYERDTTPHLAAWAERATVFETAFSTSTSTRLSMPGIIASKMNSQMRMRDRRVHPYPYPADEVTLGTLLRDAGYRTVHIPGDRYFVRWRTHALGFEEFDTRTYKTTDEQGHNSPALTDRAIEIIEEHDDERPLALWVHYFDHHGPYTIPEGAKTFGKGKSNMERFESELWFADQSWKRLIETVEARWEPEDYVMVFTSDHGEAFDANHQRHHHGYNVLTRPLHVPLIIQAPFGRGQRVDGLAAHIDLLPTLANLLDLPPHEDWLGETLVPSLVEGTPPQKDVLHSLFYIPEAAKRGEETFQMIGTRTDDFYYFDDRKNGVRRLVRWRDDPLDAHDVAPAEPETAEILRYITGQRLQWLREREQALTPFAKDAEKANE